The following coding sequences are from one Lolium rigidum isolate FL_2022 chromosome 6, APGP_CSIRO_Lrig_0.1, whole genome shotgun sequence window:
- the LOC124660006 gene encoding protein E6-like: MASSASHLLLLAMAVLLAAAAPSVDAWGGRLFFSKMTRPETVDRAADATTTAGTTEALDANSAPAAFSSRPSSGGSNRGYGLYGRPEENERYPPAYFRRGVHHDAEKRTTTNTNVVPEAAAAVPVQEQEEESSGEKEEPAFPENGSGRGRPLSYMRHGGKGKRGDYGMSDTRLYQNGRYYYDVEADRYGYGRESNPVRTRPEHEDNGSGYGRPGGERRSGRYGNNEQNDDGFEEDQNDQYNP, from the coding sequence ATGGCTTCCTCTGcgtcccacctcctcctcctcgccatggcggtcctcctcgccgccgccgcgccaagcGTGGACGCGTGGGGCGGCCGCCTCTTCTTCAGCAAGATGACGCGCCCCGAAACCGTGGACAGGGCGGCGGACGCCACCACCACCGCGGGGACGACGGAAGCGCTCGACGCCAACAGCGCGCCGGCGGCATTCTCGTCGCGGCCGTCCAGCGGCGGCAGCAACCGCGGGTACGGCCTCTACGGCCGCCCCGAGGAGAACGAGAGGTACCCGCCGGCCTACTTCCGCCGCGGCGTGCACCACGACGCCGAGAAGCGGACGACCACCAACACCAACGTCGTGCCGGAGGCCGCGGCGGCTGTCCCGgtgcaagaacaagaagaagaatcgTCGGGcgagaaggaggagccggcgttcCCCGAGAACGGCAGCGGCAGGGGGCGACCGCTGTCGTACATGCGCCACGGCGGCAAGGGCAAGCGCGGCGACTACGGAATGAGCGACACGAGGCTGTACCAGAACGGCCGCTACTACTACGACGTGGAGGCCGACAGGTACGGCTACGGCCGCGAGTCCAACCCGGTGCGGACGCGCCCCGAGCACGAGGACAACGGCTCCGGGTACGGGCGCCCCGGCGGCGAGAGGCGGTCGGGGAGGTACGGCAACAACGAGCAGAACGACGACGGCTTCGAGGAAGACCAGAACGACCAGTACAATCCGTGA
- the LOC124665373 gene encoding uncharacterized protein At4g28440-like gives MATAAAAAKRKPVFVKVDQLKPVTSGHTLVAKVLSSKTVLQKARAGAGPGPVAKPTRIAECLIGDETGCVLFTARNEQVDMLKPGNTVIIRNAKIDMFKGSMRLAVDKWGRVEVTEPASFDVKEDNNLSLVEYELVNVEE, from the exons atggccacggcggcggcggcggcgaagcggaAACCGGTGTTTGTGAAAGTAGATCAGCTCAAGCCAGTCACGAGCGGCCACACGCTCGTCGCCAAGGTGCTCAGCTCCAAGACCGTCCTGCAGAAggcccgcgccggcgccggccctgGCCCGGTGGCCAAGCCCACGAGAATCGCCGAGTGCCTCATCGGCGACGAGACCGGATGCGTCCTCTTCACCGCCCGCAACGAGCAGG TTGACATGTTGAAGCCGGGTAATACCGTTATTATTCGCAATGCAAAGATTGATATGTTCAAAGGGTCAATGAGGCTTGCTGTTGACAAATGGGGCCGTGTTGAAGTCACTGAACCGGCAAGCTTTGATGTAAAGGAAGACAACAATCTCTCGCTTGTGGAGTATGAACTTGTCAACGTGGAAGAGTGA